Genomic segment of Thermoleophilia bacterium:
TGGAGCAAAGTGGGATCCGATTGAGCCGGGTGTGATCGATCGCGGTGGGGCAATCAATACGATCGTGCCGCGCAACACCACTTCTAAGAACGCCGTGGGTCACGCGGTGAGCGGATTTCTGGTCGACATCGAGAAGGCTGATCTCGAAGCACTGAAGCGCAAGTATCCGGAGGCTTTCCAGCGGCCCTTCCATCCCAGTGCGGGTCCCAGTTTGGAAGCCTGCATTGCGGAGGAGGTGGAATAAATGGGCAAAGTACTCGTGATCAACTACAACATTTGCAACGGCTGCTACAACTGCCAGATTGCCTGTAAGGATGAACACGTAGGCAACGACTGGAGTCCGTACGCTAAGCCGCAGCCAGACACAGGACAGTTCTGGAATAAGGTCTACGACAACGTGCGCGGCCAAGTGCCCAAGGTCATTGTTACCTATGAGCACAGCATATGTCAGCATTGCGATGAAGCTCCGTGCATCGAGGCTTGCAAGTCAAAAGCCATTTACAAGCGGGACGATGGCATTGTCATCATCGACCCGGAGAAGTGCCGGGGCAACAAGATGTGCATGGCCGCCTGCCCCTTTGAAAATGTGATCTACTTCAACGACAGCCTGAACATTGCCCAGAAGTGCACGTTCTGCGCTCACTTGTTGGACGATGGTTGGCCGGAACCGCGATGCGTAGACGCCTGTCCTACGGGAGCATTCACTTTTGGCGATGAAGATGATCCTAAGATCAAGGAACTCATCGCCCAGGCTGAGTTACTTAAGCCAGAGCTGGCCCATGTCAAACCCCGGGTCTACTACATAGGCTTGCCCAAGAAGTTCATCGCCGGGGCAGTGTACGACCAGGAAGAGGACCTTTGCCTCGAGGGCGCCGTGGTTACAGCGACAGACGTACATACCGGGGAAAAGTTCACCACTACCACGGATGACTACGGAGATTTCTGGCTGCGCGGACTGAAAAACAGCGTATACACGCTTCTTATTGAGAAGCCTGGTTACTTGCCCGAGAAGGTGGGACCGGTGGATGTCACCGAGAAGGACATTAACGTAGGCGACATCCCGATGTGGAAGTCTTAACAATAGGGAGGAAAAGCGGCAAACGGAGCGAGAGCCGAGCTGCACTGACTGGGGAGGGGCAGTAGCGCCCTATGGCGTACCGTGGGCCCTGTTGCTACTATTTCTTGAATGCACGGGCTGTGGCTGCTCCTCCCTCCGGCGGCATCCGGCGGTCTCTTTTTGGAGGAGGTGCTTAGGGAGGTAGGTAGGCACAAGCTGAGGCAATGAGCTCAAGACGGGAGGGGCCGCACCGAAAGCTCTCTTGGCTCGTGTAGACTAAGAGCGAGTGCTGCGGAGTTGGGCTCCATAAGAACAATACCGAGAAAGGAAAGACCATGGCGGACAGGGAGCGTAGCACCAACGAGGAGAAGAACGAAAGCTTGCTCGAGGGCAAGAAAGTTACCCGCCGCGAGTTTCTCAAGATCGCCGGAGTGGCGGGAGCCGCGGTAGGTCTTGCCGGCGGGCTGGGTGGCCTGGTGGCTGCCTGTGGAGAAAAAGAGACTACCTCGACGTCGGGAGCGGGTACTTCGGTCAGCGCGGGTCCGGAAGCGGGGCGTGAAATCAAGCTAGGCTTTGTCAGCCCGCTGACTGGTGGAATAGCTGCGTTCGGTGTACCAGACCAGTACTGCGTCGAGCGCGCCAAGGAAGCCATCGGGGATGGCATAGTTTGCGGCGACGGCAAGAAGCACCCCATCACCATCATCGTGAAGGACAGCCAGTCCGATACCGCCCGGGCTGCGGCTGTGGCGGGTGACCTGATTAACAACGACAAGGTTGACATGATCTTGACCGCCTCCACCCCTGACACCGTAGTGCCGGTGGCGGGGCAGGCTGAGGCGCTTGGGGTTCCGTGTCTTTCGACGGACTGCCCTTGGCAGCCGTACGTGGACCGGGCAAACAAGGGTGATTTCTCGGTCACTTACAAGTGGAACTATCACTGCTTCTGGGGTCTTGAGGACATGATCGCCAACTATCTGGACATGTGGTCTCAGATCCAGACCAACAAGAAAGTCGCGGTCATGTTCTCCAACGACGCCGACGGTTTGGCTTACGACGGGGCTTGGCCTCCAGCTCTGCAGGCTGCTGGGTACGAGATGACCAAGCCTTCGCTGTTCCAGCTAAACACGCAGGACTTTACGTCCCAGATATCAGCCTTCAAGAAGGCTGGTTGCGAACTGGCGATCGGTGTGTTCATTCCGCCGGACTTCACCAACTTCTGGACGCAGTGCAAACAGCAAGGGTTCAATCCAAAGATCGCGAGCTTTGCGAAAGCTCTGCTCTTCCCGTCCTCGGTGGAGTCGGTGGGAGAGATTGGAAACGGTCTTACGACGGAAGTGTGGTGGACACCGTCGCACCCGTTCAAGTCTTCGCTTCTCAACGGTGAGACCTGCCAGCAGTTTGCCGATGAATTCAGTAAGCGCAACAACGGCGCACAGTGGACGCAGCCACTCCTGCACTTCATGGTGTTTGAGTGGGCGGTGGACGTCCTCAAGCGGGCTAAGAACGTCGACGACAAGGAAGCTCTGCTTGAGGCAATAAAGACCACCAAGTTGGAGACGCTTGCGGGCAAGATTGACTTCACCGAGCCGGTGCCGCAGGGGCCGCCGTTCAAAGTGGGTCCGTGCCACATCCATCCTAATGTCTACAAGACCCCGCAGGTAGGCGGTCAGTGGCGCAAGGGAACCAAGTATCCCTACGATCTAGTCATCGTCAGCATCGCTGCTGCCAAGGACTCGGGCATTCCGTTGCAAGACAAAGTGCAGCCTTTGGCGTAGAATAAGAGCCTTTGCTGGGGAATAACTCGAGCTGGGCCGCGGCCAGCCTGACACCGGCGGGCCGCGGCCCAGCGAAAATAGGCGTCTAAACCCCCGGCGGAAGCCAGGAAAGGAAGCCAATGACGGTTGTTCTTGAAACCCAGGGACTGCGCAAGTCTTTTGGGGGCGTCTTAGTCATAGATGACCTGAGCATCAGTGTAAATGAGGGCGAGGCCCTGGGCATCGTGGGTCCCAACGGTGCGGGTAAAACCACATGGTTTAACCTGATAACCGGAGTGGTTCACCCGGATGCTGGCAAGGTCATATTCCAGGGCAAAGACATCACCCATCTGCGTCGCCACGAACGTTGCCGCGCCGGCATCGGGCGCACTTTTCAAATCCCTCGTCCTTTTACGGGCATGACTGTTTTCGAGAATGTGCTGGTTGCTGCTACTCACGGTCGAAACATGTCGGAGAGGGTGTCTTATGCTCGGTGCATGGAGGTGCTTGAGCAAACGGGCTTGACGCGTAAGATCAATACTCTCGCAGGTTCTCTCACTCTGCTTGAGCGCAAACGTCTTGAGCTGGCGAGGGCCTTGGCAACTGACCCGAAGCTTCTGTTGTTGGACGAAATCGCCGGGGGATTGACCGAAGCTGAGGTCGAAGAGCTCCTCGAAGAGATAAAGAAGCTGCGGGCGACCGGTGTCACCATTGTCTGGATCGAGCATATCGTTCGGGCTCTTCTGGCAGTAGTGGATCGGATAGTGGTGATCAACTTTGGGCGCAAGCTCTGCGAGGGCGAACCGCGGGAGGTCATGAACAGCGAAGAAGTGCAAGCCTGCTACATGGGAGGAACGCCGGCGTGAGTCTCCTTAAGGTCGAGAACCTGAGCGTGTATTACGAGGATTTCCAGGCCCTGTACGACATCAACCTTGAGGTCGAAGAGGGGGAGATCTTTGCGT
This window contains:
- a CDS encoding carboxypeptidase regulatory-like domain-containing protein, whose product is MGKVLVINYNICNGCYNCQIACKDEHVGNDWSPYAKPQPDTGQFWNKVYDNVRGQVPKVIVTYEHSICQHCDEAPCIEACKSKAIYKRDDGIVIIDPEKCRGNKMCMAACPFENVIYFNDSLNIAQKCTFCAHLLDDGWPEPRCVDACPTGAFTFGDEDDPKIKELIAQAELLKPELAHVKPRVYYIGLPKKFIAGAVYDQEEDLCLEGAVVTATDVHTGEKFTTTTDDYGDFWLRGLKNSVYTLLIEKPGYLPEKVGPVDVTEKDINVGDIPMWKS
- a CDS encoding ABC transporter substrate-binding protein, whose product is MADRERSTNEEKNESLLEGKKVTRREFLKIAGVAGAAVGLAGGLGGLVAACGEKETTSTSGAGTSVSAGPEAGREIKLGFVSPLTGGIAAFGVPDQYCVERAKEAIGDGIVCGDGKKHPITIIVKDSQSDTARAAAVAGDLINNDKVDMILTASTPDTVVPVAGQAEALGVPCLSTDCPWQPYVDRANKGDFSVTYKWNYHCFWGLEDMIANYLDMWSQIQTNKKVAVMFSNDADGLAYDGAWPPALQAAGYEMTKPSLFQLNTQDFTSQISAFKKAGCELAIGVFIPPDFTNFWTQCKQQGFNPKIASFAKALLFPSSVESVGEIGNGLTTEVWWTPSHPFKSSLLNGETCQQFADEFSKRNNGAQWTQPLLHFMVFEWAVDVLKRAKNVDDKEALLEAIKTTKLETLAGKIDFTEPVPQGPPFKVGPCHIHPNVYKTPQVGGQWRKGTKYPYDLVIVSIAAAKDSGIPLQDKVQPLA
- a CDS encoding ABC transporter ATP-binding protein; translation: MTVVLETQGLRKSFGGVLVIDDLSISVNEGEALGIVGPNGAGKTTWFNLITGVVHPDAGKVIFQGKDITHLRRHERCRAGIGRTFQIPRPFTGMTVFENVLVAATHGRNMSERVSYARCMEVLEQTGLTRKINTLAGSLTLLERKRLELARALATDPKLLLLDEIAGGLTEAEVEELLEEIKKLRATGVTIVWIEHIVRALLAVVDRIVVINFGRKLCEGEPREVMNSEEVQACYMGGTPA